Proteins encoded together in one Thermococcus gammatolerans EJ3 window:
- a CDS encoding DUF2341 domain-containing protein, producing the protein MRKIIVVVWLLLLITSMLGIQTDFVNAGNSEKTIFFDDFESYSLGSYPSSNWILDYDGAGEEYQKIVSNPVKSGSKAFQMLSAQGCWAAVSEHKFNSDAEVIGFEADVWAESYGTEGCGGDKTSVIRVAFWNGGLDSWGRYYADVIFRHNGIAYAYSEGEEHQLTSWEPKRWYHVKVILNRKTNTYDVYIDGKLVADDIPVEHSDTENINAIVLTAGHANTKVVFDNIRVFEVTSEPSEPSSSGTVDLSRGLVAYYSFDHCDARDDSGNGHDGEIYGNPKCIDGVLGKAFEFDGGSYVRITPSNELDDLSEFTISMLIRINEWWNDVHFGLIDFYNKNYDGGWGLEIFSSGERIQIYDYVPYRGFVRVPEEYTFKTGTWYFVTATYDGQNVTFYVNGKQIGTAKLTEKLTTPSDIYIGYNPSGGNEYNYGDFDEVRIYNRALSEEEVKALYEQGVGKVVEYLTPEDLSLWKYYREVTIKEQSGQTLENFQVSIELNSSNFDFSKAKPDGSDVRIVDESDNFLPYWIEEWNLTAKRAKIWTIIPKIPANGEVKLRLYYGNPNAQSRSDGEKVFEFFDDFTVWSGWLDYENGSVKWDISKFGFSVLKKQKEGYCGINGGYKDIGRTLNYPTILVAKIYRDYIECGDADRIGLLNENYEGYGIAFSHAWDALLWDKLSLNSKVKTVQEILADSPELWSKWYLAEISWNYGKLNFKILDPESYQVIASGTVNDNEYSGFSKIYVYGGEPFYIDWIFVRKYAPKDPVAIVGNEKSTTSETSASLTVTSNPSGAKVYVNGTYRGTTPVGLVLPPGKYSIRISKDGYREYTTTVTLSPGEHRMISATLTSAQGYLTVHTSPSGAKVYVDGKYIGTTPIENYQLSIGHHVVKLSKDGYISQEVGVLINPEETTKINRALVPEHATLTIESEPSGARVYINSVNRGKTPLSLNLSPGTYSVEVALEGYKPYKTSVSLNGGDKRTISATLTPLPASLTIVSSPAEAKVYIDGSYVGTTPIENHNLSSGEHSIKVEKENYEGYSITVTLKPGQKKTLNVTLIPEEGLLNVKSDTPNADVYVNGSYIATTPLSLRLAPGKYLVEVSKEGYRNYSKVVVLGPNGVVNLSAILVPEFGYVTINSDPSGATVIIDGQNVGRTPLEKYRMPVGTHTIVLRMDGYQDKEYSVSIKGGEETTLKFNLIPVQRTKSESTSESLTRSMESSTPTPSSTDEPSARAYGGIIPFHSGFPLIAIVLLLLGIGGIGLKFNQRRALKASYLESINLIEEAEKSSFIDETRDILVKLQELRAELDDAYKKGNREKLSRIREEISQYASTVKEIYSKYSTTKEEVINQITNILTMGSSPGAGASMGGKDREG; encoded by the coding sequence ATGAGAAAAATTATCGTGGTAGTTTGGTTGTTGCTCCTGATTACCTCAATGCTCGGAATACAGACGGACTTTGTAAACGCTGGTAATTCAGAGAAAACAATCTTCTTTGACGACTTTGAAAGTTACTCTTTGGGAAGTTATCCTTCCTCAAACTGGATCCTGGACTACGATGGGGCGGGGGAAGAATACCAGAAAATAGTTTCAAATCCCGTGAAGTCAGGCTCTAAGGCGTTTCAAATGCTCTCGGCACAAGGTTGTTGGGCGGCAGTTTCAGAGCATAAGTTTAATTCCGACGCGGAGGTAATTGGTTTCGAAGCTGACGTATGGGCTGAGAGCTACGGAACTGAGGGCTGCGGTGGGGATAAGACCAGTGTTATCAGAGTTGCCTTCTGGAATGGTGGTTTGGACTCGTGGGGCAGATACTACGCGGATGTAATATTTAGACACAATGGAATCGCCTACGCATACTCAGAGGGAGAGGAACACCAACTAACCTCTTGGGAGCCTAAAAGGTGGTATCATGTAAAAGTCATTTTAAACAGAAAAACAAACACATACGATGTTTACATAGATGGGAAGCTCGTTGCTGATGATATACCCGTGGAGCACAGCGATACCGAGAATATTAACGCAATAGTCCTGACGGCGGGACATGCAAACACCAAGGTTGTCTTTGATAACATAAGAGTTTTTGAGGTAACATCCGAGCCTTCAGAACCTTCAAGCTCCGGAACCGTTGACCTCTCCCGCGGCTTGGTGGCTTACTACTCCTTTGACCACTGTGACGCTCGTGACGACAGTGGCAACGGGCACGATGGCGAGATTTACGGGAACCCAAAGTGCATCGATGGAGTTCTGGGGAAGGCGTTTGAGTTCGATGGAGGCTCGTATGTACGTATAACTCCATCAAATGAATTAGACGATCTAAGTGAGTTCACGATTTCTATGCTTATTCGCATCAATGAATGGTGGAATGACGTACATTTTGGACTCATTGATTTTTACAACAAGAACTACGATGGTGGATGGGGACTTGAGATATTTAGTTCAGGAGAGAGGATTCAAATCTATGACTATGTGCCATATCGGGGTTTTGTAAGAGTTCCGGAGGAATACACTTTCAAAACTGGGACATGGTACTTTGTCACAGCAACATATGACGGTCAAAACGTTACATTTTATGTTAATGGAAAGCAAATTGGCACAGCCAAGCTGACTGAAAAGCTAACAACACCCTCTGATATTTACATTGGATACAACCCATCAGGGGGAAACGAATATAATTATGGAGACTTTGATGAAGTCCGCATCTATAACCGTGCCCTGAGCGAGGAGGAGGTTAAGGCTCTGTACGAGCAGGGTGTTGGCAAGGTTGTTGAGTACCTCACTCCTGAGGACCTTTCCCTGTGGAAGTACTACCGTGAAGTTACTATAAAAGAGCAGTCAGGACAAACACTCGAAAACTTCCAGGTTTCGATTGAACTCAACTCCAGCAACTTTGACTTCTCCAAGGCTAAGCCAGACGGTAGTGACGTCAGAATCGTTGACGAGAGTGACAACTTTCTGCCCTACTGGATTGAAGAGTGGAATTTAACGGCGAAAAGAGCAAAGATCTGGACTATAATTCCAAAAATCCCAGCGAATGGAGAGGTTAAGCTGAGACTCTACTACGGGAATCCAAACGCCCAGAGCAGAAGCGATGGGGAGAAAGTGTTTGAGTTCTTTGACGACTTTACAGTGTGGTCAGGGTGGCTGGATTATGAAAATGGAAGTGTTAAGTGGGACATATCTAAATTTGGATTTTCTGTCTTAAAAAAGCAAAAAGAGGGATATTGTGGAATAAATGGTGGCTACAAAGACATTGGGAGAACCCTAAACTATCCCACAATATTGGTAGCAAAAATATACCGTGATTATATTGAATGTGGTGACGCAGATAGGATTGGACTCCTAAACGAAAATTATGAAGGTTATGGAATAGCATTCTCACATGCATGGGATGCTCTCCTATGGGACAAACTTTCCCTCAATTCGAAAGTTAAAACAGTGCAAGAGATACTTGCAGATTCGCCAGAACTTTGGAGTAAGTGGTACTTAGCAGAGATCTCTTGGAACTACGGCAAATTAAACTTTAAGATTCTTGATCCAGAGTCATACCAAGTAATTGCTTCAGGGACAGTTAATGATAATGAGTACTCCGGTTTTTCAAAGATATATGTATATGGCGGAGAACCATTCTACATAGACTGGATCTTCGTCCGCAAATACGCCCCCAAAGATCCCGTGGCTATAGTTGGAAATGAGAAGAGTACCACCAGCGAAACGTCAGCGAGCCTGACGGTGACTTCTAATCCTTCCGGCGCGAAGGTTTATGTTAACGGAACATATCGCGGCACCACACCTGTAGGCCTAGTACTACCACCCGGAAAGTATTCCATTCGTATATCGAAAGATGGGTACCGAGAATATACTACGACCGTAACCCTCTCCCCGGGTGAGCACAGAATGATCTCAGCAACATTGACCTCTGCACAGGGCTACCTCACGGTTCATACCTCCCCCTCAGGAGCTAAGGTCTACGTGGATGGCAAGTACATAGGAACAACACCCATAGAAAACTACCAGCTTTCAATCGGACATCACGTGGTGAAGCTGTCCAAGGACGGATACATTTCACAGGAAGTTGGCGTTCTGATAAACCCCGAGGAAACCACGAAGATTAATAGGGCACTTGTTCCCGAGCATGCAACTCTAACCATTGAGTCGGAACCTTCTGGAGCTAGGGTATACATAAACAGCGTAAACAGGGGAAAGACCCCGCTCTCCCTGAACTTGTCACCCGGGACTTACTCCGTGGAAGTGGCTCTGGAAGGGTATAAACCGTACAAAACAAGCGTTAGCCTGAATGGAGGTGACAAAAGGACGATCTCCGCAACGCTAACGCCCCTTCCTGCTTCTCTGACCATTGTATCCTCCCCCGCGGAGGCAAAGGTGTACATAGACGGTTCATACGTTGGGACTACCCCCATTGAGAATCACAACCTCTCCTCCGGAGAGCACAGCATCAAAGTTGAGAAAGAAAACTACGAGGGGTACAGCATCACAGTAACGCTTAAGCCCGGTCAAAAGAAAACCCTTAACGTGACTCTCATACCTGAGGAGGGGCTTCTGAACGTTAAATCTGATACTCCCAATGCGGATGTTTACGTAAACGGCTCATACATTGCCACGACTCCCCTGAGCCTCAGACTGGCACCGGGTAAGTACCTCGTTGAGGTGTCCAAGGAAGGTTACAGGAACTACTCCAAAGTCGTTGTACTAGGTCCCAATGGAGTTGTAAACCTGTCGGCCATACTGGTTCCAGAGTTCGGATACGTGACTATAAACTCGGATCCCTCCGGAGCAACCGTTATCATAGACGGCCAAAATGTTGGAAGAACTCCCCTTGAGAAGTACAGAATGCCAGTGGGAACTCACACGATAGTACTGAGGATGGATGGATACCAAGATAAGGAGTACAGCGTGTCCATTAAAGGGGGAGAGGAAACCACCCTCAAATTTAACTTGATCCCTGTTCAGAGAACCAAATCCGAGAGTACCAGTGAGAGCTTAACTCGGAGCATGGAAAGCTCCACTCCAACTCCCTCAAGTACGGACGAGCCCTCTGCCCGAGCATACGGCGGAATTATACCCTTCCACTCGGGGTTCCCATTGATAGCAATAGTACTGCTACTTCTCGGAATCGGTGGAATTGGGTTGAAGTTCAACCAGAGGCGAGCTTTAAAAGCCAGCTATCTCGAATCTATAAACCTCATTGAGGAGGCCGAAAAATCCTCCTTCATAGATGAAACTAGGGACATTCTAGTAAAACTGCAGGAACTCCGGGCTGAGCTCGACGATGCATACAAGAAAGGTAACAGAGAAAAACTATCCCGGATTCGGGAGGAAATTTCCCAATATGCCTCCACGGTAAAGGAGATATATTCCAAATACAGTACAACAAAGGAAGAGGTTATTAACCAGATCACCAACATACTCACCATGGGCTCCTCCCCTGGAGCGGGAGCATCGATGGGGGGTAAAGACCGTGAAGGGTGA
- the mntA gene encoding type VII toxin-antitoxin system MntA family adenylyltransferase antitoxin — MLNVSEIKEKLKKALEKHPEVVFAYLHGSILETEHPRDVDVAVYVEGVGNPLEYELSLSVELERLVGKEVDVRILNDAPPAFRYRVVSRGEVILSRDEERRLNFVERTVEEYLDFEPLERAARRELLAG, encoded by the coding sequence ATGTTAAACGTCAGTGAAATTAAGGAGAAGCTCAAGAAGGCACTCGAAAAGCACCCGGAGGTGGTCTTTGCCTACCTCCACGGCAGCATCCTCGAAACTGAACATCCAAGGGACGTTGACGTGGCGGTTTACGTGGAGGGAGTTGGGAACCCGCTCGAATACGAGCTTTCCCTCTCCGTTGAGCTCGAAAGGTTAGTTGGAAAGGAAGTGGACGTCAGGATACTGAACGACGCGCCGCCCGCCTTCCGGTACAGGGTTGTGAGCAGAGGAGAGGTGATCCTGAGCAGGGACGAGGAGAGGAGGCTGAACTTCGTCGAGAGAACTGTTGAAGAGTACCTCGACTTCGAGCCCCTCGAAAGGGCCGCAAGGAGGGAACTCCTCGCCGGGTGA
- the hepT gene encoding type VII toxin-antitoxin system HepT family RNase toxin produces MEIDRELVERRLAEIKGALVELGEIVRAGKEEFLSNSLLRNAAKYLLITAIEGAFSVCNHISVRMGRVPKSYADCFKTLAELGVVEKDLAERLARMARFRNVLVHRYWRIDDELVFEIMKKDTRDLEEFVRAVGEYVKRQ; encoded by the coding sequence GTGGAGATAGACCGGGAACTCGTCGAAAGAAGGCTCGCCGAGATAAAAGGGGCCCTCGTGGAGCTCGGTGAGATAGTCCGTGCTGGAAAGGAAGAGTTCCTCTCAAACAGCCTGCTGAGGAACGCGGCCAAGTATCTGCTGATAACCGCCATAGAAGGTGCCTTCTCAGTCTGCAATCACATATCGGTCAGAATGGGCAGAGTTCCAAAGAGCTACGCGGATTGCTTCAAAACACTTGCGGAGCTTGGAGTCGTGGAAAAGGATCTCGCCGAAAGGCTCGCAAGGATGGCAAGGTTCAGGAACGTGCTTGTCCACAGGTACTGGCGGATAGACGATGAGCTCGTCTTCGAGATAATGAAAAAAGACACGAGAGACCTTGAGGAGTTCGTGAGGGCGGTGGGGGAATATGTTAAACGTCAGTGA
- a CDS encoding serine/threonine protein kinase, whose translation MASLGQLKEVEKYLPRIARYMRLDLPGSDPETSKRYLEDIKAALQLDDTERALKLAKEAFYHVAPDPEFILSNALKLRHDGEKLLRSKKFKDAIAKFDEAINRYSEAIEIVYIREEEDGERARKLRNTLETTRNLRNIANFRMIFKKIKDAKTEKELWDALKELEKAEVPMEDDRFDAILTAHKKIIRLQLQGVVDLMTDAASKFKEENWYSAKKAFEKAKQILENLLNTAKKYQLEEEVGMIGELLKACNENLRGIEELLYSGEAPKGWKLRIPSKESFKITEETIEEEFFDHSINFETRLEQIKEKYVITRLIGEGAFSYVYEAKNPRGQKIALKVLKYLDKESTSSFMREFAAAQKLNHENIVKVYRADPRLGYLEMELASGNIDDVRKPLEPIVAGKVIFEVSRALHHAHSNGIIHRDIKPSNMLFFGSIERVKLGDWGLARLASRATRKSSLVRHKTILYSSPEQIVNPENLDARSDIFQLGIVFYELLTGIHPFSADYEGTIMHKILTENPAPPSHHNPKALPFDDIVMKMLEKDPEKRYQTVKELQNDIKDVLIRMGVRIKASLGTRERARIIAENVLLRLTTVIEGSVMNVTEEFAEIVRDLEELHLETGDPSIKNLMEQLKTMAEMGAKPSEETLKEAKLILKRWV comes from the coding sequence ATGGCAAGTTTGGGACAGCTTAAAGAGGTGGAGAAATACCTCCCCAGAATAGCCCGCTACATGCGGCTTGACCTTCCAGGTTCCGACCCGGAGACCTCGAAAAGATATTTAGAGGATATAAAAGCCGCCCTCCAGCTTGATGACACGGAACGCGCGCTTAAACTCGCCAAGGAGGCTTTCTACCACGTTGCTCCGGATCCGGAGTTCATACTCAGCAATGCCCTGAAGTTAAGGCACGATGGTGAAAAACTGCTCAGATCGAAGAAGTTCAAAGACGCGATCGCAAAATTTGATGAAGCAATAAATAGATACTCAGAAGCAATTGAAATTGTATACATTAGAGAAGAGGAAGACGGTGAAAGGGCCAGAAAACTCCGGAACACTCTTGAAACAACGAGAAATCTCCGTAACATAGCCAACTTCAGAATGATATTCAAAAAGATAAAGGATGCAAAGACGGAGAAGGAGCTCTGGGATGCCCTCAAAGAACTTGAAAAGGCAGAAGTCCCCATGGAGGACGACAGGTTTGATGCAATTCTAACGGCACACAAGAAGATAATCCGCCTCCAGCTTCAAGGTGTTGTTGACCTCATGACCGACGCCGCATCGAAGTTCAAGGAGGAAAACTGGTATTCAGCCAAGAAAGCCTTTGAAAAGGCCAAGCAGATACTTGAGAATCTACTCAACACCGCCAAAAAATACCAGCTTGAAGAAGAAGTCGGCATGATCGGTGAGCTCCTAAAGGCATGCAATGAGAACCTCCGTGGAATTGAGGAACTTCTGTACAGCGGTGAAGCTCCTAAAGGCTGGAAACTACGTATTCCAAGCAAAGAGAGCTTCAAGATAACGGAAGAAACCATCGAGGAGGAGTTCTTCGATCATTCCATAAACTTCGAGACCCGCCTGGAGCAGATCAAAGAGAAGTACGTGATCACCCGGCTCATCGGTGAGGGGGCGTTCTCCTACGTCTACGAAGCCAAGAACCCGAGAGGTCAGAAGATAGCCCTCAAGGTGTTGAAGTATCTCGACAAGGAATCAACTTCATCGTTTATGCGTGAGTTCGCGGCAGCACAGAAACTCAACCACGAGAACATTGTCAAGGTATACAGGGCCGACCCGAGACTGGGCTACCTTGAAATGGAACTCGCGAGTGGTAACATAGACGATGTGCGGAAGCCCTTGGAACCGATAGTCGCGGGTAAGGTAATATTCGAGGTCAGCAGGGCCCTGCACCATGCCCACTCTAACGGCATAATCCACAGGGATATAAAGCCAAGCAACATGCTGTTCTTTGGCTCCATTGAGCGGGTAAAGCTGGGTGACTGGGGACTCGCGAGACTTGCCTCCCGGGCCACGAGAAAGTCCTCTCTTGTCAGACACAAGACGATACTCTACTCATCCCCCGAGCAAATAGTCAATCCAGAAAATCTGGACGCAAGAAGCGATATTTTCCAGCTGGGCATAGTCTTCTACGAACTCCTGACCGGGATTCATCCGTTCAGCGCTGACTATGAAGGTACGATCATGCACAAGATACTCACCGAGAATCCTGCTCCCCCATCCCATCACAATCCCAAGGCACTTCCCTTTGATGATATTGTCATGAAAATGCTCGAAAAGGATCCAGAAAAACGCTATCAAACTGTTAAAGAGCTCCAGAATGACATAAAGGACGTTCTCATCCGGATGGGAGTGAGGATAAAAGCAAGTCTGGGGACGAGAGAGCGCGCCAGGATTATCGCCGAGAACGTTCTTCTCAGACTTACAACAGTGATTGAAGGGTCTGTAATGAACGTCACAGAGGAATTCGCCGAGATAGTGAGAGATCTGGAAGAGTTACACCTTGAGACGGGTGATCCCTCGATCAAAAACCTGATGGAGCAGTTGAAGACGATGGCAGAAATGGGGGCCAAGCCTTCAGAGGAGACCCTAAAGGAAGCTAAGCTGATACTCAAGAGGTGGGTATGA
- a CDS encoding Stp1/IreP family PP2C-type Ser/Thr phosphatase: MEVLRVLKKDPKAFKRNWAQFFIFLIISSLLPIAPATAVPTPPGNAVLDVNQSISEANQSLILLGNYSSLLGFNMTEIEKLQNETRQAKIFLDEGNLTCANETISAVWHNITSIINSKVGELNESLSGLKERASNYSTECSRVIDKINNETEKLESLPGEFHNATAVNETLKQLALIKSEIPKIKNELDSCIQRVNKIRIIKTKETFIRNVLNASSWLLPENESKGFKDLLNEVDKRIKSGDPGNVTKAFNEVSTGQRRLLEFINEKIKDVNADVRKVQSFCPYIKLIPGIDIKEVMKSHDWSSVIDRIKTINETKDKIEQCVSLKKDLDSANTTISILKKYESNLTLDLTALEDTITNASQGMRNGNLTLSQRMLDNFWESLEDYLRNLANKTENQTIKNELQRLSQAITDKNYSSVTGGLDNVLKIIFSSPSVPSPGSTTTTTTTTTTTATTPKPPTNSTTTNSTTGNMTGSTTSSKSSGGTNWGSILKKVLLGILGILALLAAIWFLPGIYYDYKQKKQERTRIKAAEEAVKIMREILSDLEKKVKRLGISDSPTVRNLLTEMQQIYSRAATSLKRKNYVDPVRLQDKFSTLAIKLNSIIEPYETTFNLRDDEFKRHVATKSYIGRRDNNEDYYTAKKIGGNILLAVADGMGGHLAGEVASRKAIEILEKTLERDKAEDPEKILREAIKKANDEIYLMGHDPDHPERYNMGTTLTAAIIRGNNATIGNIGDSRTYLIRDGMIKRLTKDHSFVQELVDRGEITEAEARVHPQKNILTKALGISPEIKIDPEDIKTIQLKEGDYLLLCSDGLSDALTDEEIAKTVLASPSLEEAVDALIEKAYSFGSTDNITVVLYKHPKLKK, translated from the coding sequence ATGGAGGTGTTGAGGGTGCTGAAAAAAGACCCGAAAGCGTTTAAACGGAATTGGGCACAGTTTTTCATCTTTTTGATTATCTCCAGTCTACTGCCCATCGCGCCGGCAACTGCAGTCCCCACCCCCCCTGGAAACGCTGTTCTGGACGTGAATCAAAGCATCTCGGAGGCAAACCAGAGCCTAATACTGCTCGGAAACTATTCATCTTTACTTGGATTCAACATGACCGAAATTGAAAAGCTTCAAAACGAAACTCGCCAGGCCAAGATATTCTTAGACGAGGGAAACCTTACCTGTGCCAATGAGACAATTTCCGCGGTTTGGCATAACATAACCAGCATCATAAATTCAAAAGTAGGAGAACTCAACGAAAGCCTCTCAGGCCTCAAAGAGAGGGCATCGAATTATTCCACGGAATGCTCAAGGGTTATAGATAAGATCAACAACGAGACAGAAAAACTTGAAAGTTTACCCGGAGAGTTCCACAATGCCACTGCGGTCAACGAGACACTGAAACAGCTCGCCTTGATCAAGTCAGAGATCCCGAAAATTAAAAATGAATTGGATTCCTGCATTCAAAGAGTCAACAAGATTAGAATTATAAAAACCAAGGAAACTTTCATAAGGAATGTATTAAACGCAAGTTCCTGGCTTCTGCCGGAGAACGAGAGTAAGGGGTTCAAGGATCTGCTAAATGAGGTTGATAAACGCATCAAGTCCGGAGATCCAGGAAACGTAACCAAAGCTTTCAATGAGGTATCCACAGGGCAGAGACGGTTACTCGAGTTTATCAATGAAAAGATAAAGGATGTCAACGCCGATGTACGCAAGGTACAGTCATTCTGTCCCTACATCAAGCTCATTCCCGGAATTGACATCAAAGAAGTCATGAAAAGCCACGACTGGAGCTCAGTAATCGACAGGATAAAGACGATTAACGAGACCAAGGATAAAATTGAGCAATGTGTCTCGCTAAAGAAAGATCTAGACTCAGCCAATACAACCATTTCAATTCTCAAAAAATACGAGAGCAATCTCACACTCGATCTGACCGCCTTGGAAGATACCATTACAAACGCCAGCCAGGGAATGAGGAATGGCAACTTAACCTTAAGCCAGCGGATGTTAGATAATTTCTGGGAGAGCTTGGAGGATTACTTACGCAACCTCGCCAATAAAACAGAGAACCAGACAATCAAGAACGAACTACAACGGCTATCACAGGCCATAACGGATAAAAACTACTCCTCCGTTACAGGAGGACTCGATAATGTGCTGAAAATTATCTTCTCAAGCCCCTCTGTACCGTCACCGGGAAGCACGACGACCACAACAACCACTACAACTACTACGGCTACAACCCCAAAACCGCCCACGAACTCAACGACAACGAACTCAACAACCGGGAACATGACGGGGTCGACAACATCCTCCAAGAGCTCGGGGGGAACCAACTGGGGATCAATCTTGAAGAAGGTACTTTTAGGCATACTGGGGATCCTTGCGCTCCTTGCGGCGATATGGTTTTTGCCGGGGATATACTACGATTACAAGCAAAAGAAACAAGAGAGAACCAGAATAAAGGCTGCGGAAGAAGCTGTAAAAATCATGAGAGAAATTCTAAGCGATTTAGAGAAAAAAGTAAAACGCCTAGGGATCTCGGACTCCCCAACAGTAAGGAACCTGCTAACTGAGATGCAACAGATTTATTCGAGGGCCGCAACCAGCCTTAAAAGGAAAAACTACGTGGATCCAGTTAGGTTACAGGACAAGTTCAGTACATTGGCCATCAAATTGAACTCGATTATCGAGCCCTATGAAACAACGTTCAATCTGAGAGACGACGAATTCAAGCGGCACGTAGCCACCAAGAGCTACATAGGGAGAAGGGACAACAACGAAGACTATTACACCGCCAAGAAAATTGGAGGCAACATCCTTCTTGCGGTAGCGGATGGGATGGGCGGTCACCTTGCCGGGGAGGTCGCCAGCAGAAAGGCCATTGAGATCTTGGAGAAAACTCTGGAGCGTGATAAGGCAGAGGATCCAGAAAAGATACTGAGAGAGGCAATCAAAAAGGCCAACGACGAGATTTATCTGATGGGCCACGACCCCGACCACCCGGAGAGGTACAACATGGGAACAACGCTAACTGCCGCGATCATCAGAGGAAACAACGCCACGATTGGAAATATCGGTGACAGCAGAACATACCTCATCAGAGATGGCATGATCAAAAGGTTGACCAAAGATCATTCCTTCGTCCAAGAGCTAGTGGATAGAGGAGAGATCACTGAAGCCGAGGCCAGGGTACACCCCCAGAAGAACATCTTAACGAAAGCCCTAGGAATATCCCCAGAAATAAAAATTGACCCAGAGGATATAAAAACGATCCAGCTGAAGGAGGGGGATTACCTTCTCCTGTGTTCAGATGGTCTCAGCGATGCATTAACAGACGAAGAGATAGCGAAGACCGTCCTAGCTTCCCCATCGCTGGAAGAGGCCGTTGACGCACTGATTGAAAAGGCTTACAGCTTCGGTAGCACGGACAACATCACAGTCGTGCTCTACAAGCATCCAAAACTCAAGAAATGA